AACTCCAGCTTGAAGTCGACGAGCTTGAGGCCGCATTCGGAGAAGAACTTGCCGAGGATCGAGTTCACCTTCAGTGCGGATTCGCGGAGGAAGGCGAGCTCTTCCGGCGTCGCGAGGCTAAGTTCGCGGATGTAGTCATCGTTGACCAGCGGGTCGCCGAGTTCATCGCTCTTGATACAGAATTCGATGATCGGCTGGGAGAAGGCGCGGCCTTCCTCAAGGCCGGTGCGCTTGCAGAAGCTACCAGCGGAAAGATTGCGGATGATCACTTCCACCATCAGGATGTCCACCTTGCGGACTTCCACGTTGGTGTCGTCGATCTGGCGGACGAAGTGGGTCGGGACGCCTTCCTTTTCGAGGAAGCCGTAGATCAGGGTGCTGA
This portion of the Luteolibacter luteus genome encodes:
- the purC gene encoding phosphoribosylaminoimidazolesuccinocarboxamide synthase — encoded protein: MEPLYEGKAKRLWATSDPNVLRMEFKNDATAFNGEKKAQFEDKGRLNNAISTLIYGFLEKEGVPTHFVRQIDDTNVEVRKVDILMVEVIIRNLSAGSFCKRTGLEEGRAFSQPIIEFCIKSDELGDPLVNDDYIRELSLATPEELAFLRESALKVNSILGKFFSECGLKLVDFKLEFGRLATDPKTIVLADEISPDGCRLWDLKTGEKMDKDRFRRDLGGVMEAYAEVLERVKVATAG